Within the Chloroflexota bacterium genome, the region CAGGCGACGGCTGCGCGGCCGGCGCGGCAGCCACCACTGGCGTGCCCTTCTCCGGCAGCATGATTCGCAGCACCTCGCCACCCTTCGGCGGCGCACCCACGGCGTTGTTGGAGACGTAGAGCGCGCCATCCGGGCCGAACGCCATCTTCGTGGGGAAGTTCAGCTCCGTCGCGACGGCCTCCAGACCGCTCGACGTGACCCGCAGCACCCGCCCCGACTTCTCCAGGAAGTGCGGCGGCGGCCCCATGATCCGCTCGCCGGCATGCTCCAGGATGTACAGGTTGCCATCCGGGCCGACCTTCAAGTCAACCACCGTCATCAGGCCCGGCACCATGACCTCGCCGGTCGAGCCGTTGATCCGCTCGACGCGCGCGCTGCCCTTCACGAACGGGTTCGGCGAGAGGAAGCCGACGTGCGCCCGGCCGTTCTTGTCGAACGCCACCGAGGTCGGGACCGGGTTATCTTTCCAGGCGGCCACCGTGCTGACCTGCCCGTCCGTCGTGACCTTCAGCAGGTCGTTGCCGCCGGCGTCCGCCACGTACAGGCTGCCATCCGGGGCCGCCGCGAGGCTGAACGGGTTGCTGTCCGGCACGGTCCCGTCCGGGTTGTTGTCCTTCTCATACTTGCCGAGGTCGGCGACGGTCTCGACCTTGCCGTCCGCGCCGATCTTGAC harbors:
- a CDS encoding ScyD/ScyE family protein; its protein translation is MARIVLALILTLVLSLGLSGVTQTAAQGSRTVVASGLDSPRGLTFGPDGKLYVAEAGTGGDEPSAWVPPFQSAKIGTSGRILRVDGGQATAVATGLQSVAIGPAPEVVGPQDVVFVGSTLYALVGQANALPTGVPTLSLLVKIGADGKVETVADLGKYEKDNNPDGTVPDSNPFSLAAAPDGSLYVADAGGNDLLKVTTDGQVSTVAAWKDNPVPTSVAFDKNGRAHVGFLSPNPFVKGSARVERINGSTGEVMVPGLMTVVDLKVGPDGNLYILEHAGERIMGPPPHFLEKSGRVLRVTSSGLEAVATELNFPTKMAFGPDGALYVSNNAVGAPPKGGEVLRIMLPEKGTPVVAAAPAAQPSPAAKPAASPSTGGPLPAAPSPAAKPAAPAQAPVAAPSPSALPRTGVGPDLAATALPVAGAGAALALAGLGMLRRRRR